In one window of Bdellovibrio bacteriovorus W DNA:
- a CDS encoding elongation factor G (COG0480 Translation elongation factors (GTPases)), with translation MSKKWNIDMVRNIGISAHIDSGKTTTSERILFYGGRIHAIHEVRGKDGVGATMDSMDLEREKGITIASAATQVQWKDYTLNLIDTPGHVDFTVEVERSLRVLDGAILLLCGVAGVQSQSITVDRQMKRYNVPRLAFVNKLDRQGANPFRVVEALKEKLHLNAAMITIPIGLEDQHRGHVDLVEMCSYINEGESGETVTRGEIPADLVEQAKEYRQIMIGKLADIDSTIEEKFLMEEEPTVEELRAALRKGTIGLKIVPVLCGSAFKNKGIQRLMDAVTYYLPSPAEKKEHALDLDKNEEKFDLTPDSNLPTVALAFKLQETPFGQLTYMRVYQGKLGKGEFIINQSSKKSVKIPRLVRMHSEKMEDIDVAYAGDIVALFGIDCASGDTFCDDRIHASMQSMHVPDSVISLAVAPKDKSGANNFSKALQKFRKEDPTFRVHRDEESNETIISGMGELHLEIYIERMKREFNCDVIVGQPQVAYRETISAEAAFDYTHKKQTGGSGQFAKIVGKITPLEPQEDGAVFKFENKVVGGRIPKEFIPAVEEGFKEQTVKGPLIGFPIVGVNVVLEDGAYHDVDSSYMAFKIAGMAALREIYSNAKPTVLEPLMKLETTVPDEYQGAAVGQINQRRGSITGTTAFEGNCVIEAEVPLTEMFGYATDLRSVTKGKGEFSMEFSKYAPVPRNIQEELAKKYQAKRAAEQK, from the coding sequence ATGTCCAAAAAATGGAATATTGATATGGTCAGAAATATCGGTATCTCGGCTCACATCGACTCGGGAAAAACGACTACGTCTGAGCGTATTTTGTTCTATGGAGGAAGAATCCACGCGATCCACGAAGTTCGTGGTAAAGATGGCGTTGGTGCAACAATGGACTCCATGGATCTAGAGAGAGAAAAGGGTATCACGATCGCGTCTGCTGCAACTCAAGTTCAGTGGAAAGATTATACTCTAAACCTAATCGATACACCGGGGCACGTGGACTTCACAGTTGAAGTTGAGCGTTCTCTTCGCGTTCTTGACGGTGCGATCCTTCTTCTTTGCGGTGTTGCGGGCGTTCAGTCTCAGTCAATCACTGTTGACCGCCAGATGAAGCGTTACAATGTACCTCGTCTTGCATTCGTTAACAAATTGGACCGCCAAGGTGCGAATCCATTCCGCGTTGTTGAAGCTCTTAAAGAGAAGCTTCACTTGAATGCGGCTATGATCACTATTCCGATCGGTTTAGAAGATCAGCACAGAGGTCACGTTGACCTTGTTGAGATGTGTTCATACATCAACGAAGGTGAATCTGGTGAAACAGTTACGCGTGGTGAAATCCCTGCGGACCTAGTTGAACAAGCTAAAGAATACCGTCAAATCATGATCGGTAAACTTGCTGACATCGATTCTACAATCGAAGAGAAATTCCTTATGGAAGAAGAGCCAACTGTTGAAGAGTTGCGCGCAGCTCTTCGTAAAGGCACAATTGGTTTGAAAATCGTTCCGGTTCTTTGTGGATCTGCGTTTAAAAACAAAGGTATCCAAAGACTTATGGACGCGGTTACTTATTACCTTCCGTCTCCTGCCGAGAAAAAAGAGCACGCTCTTGATCTTGATAAGAACGAAGAGAAGTTTGACCTTACTCCAGACAGCAACCTACCAACTGTTGCTCTTGCATTTAAACTTCAAGAGACTCCGTTTGGTCAGTTGACGTACATGCGTGTTTACCAAGGTAAACTTGGTAAAGGTGAGTTCATCATCAACCAGTCTTCTAAGAAATCTGTTAAGATTCCTCGTTTGGTTCGTATGCACTCTGAGAAAATGGAAGATATCGACGTGGCATACGCTGGTGACATCGTTGCTCTATTTGGTATTGACTGTGCTTCTGGTGATACATTCTGTGACGATAGAATCCATGCTTCTATGCAATCAATGCACGTTCCAGATTCAGTTATCAGCTTGGCAGTTGCGCCAAAAGATAAATCTGGTGCGAACAACTTCTCTAAGGCACTTCAAAAGTTCCGTAAAGAAGACCCTACATTCCGCGTACACCGTGATGAAGAATCTAACGAAACAATCATCTCTGGTATGGGCGAGCTTCACCTTGAGATCTACATCGAGCGTATGAAGCGTGAATTCAACTGTGACGTGATCGTTGGTCAACCGCAAGTTGCTTACCGTGAGACAATCTCTGCTGAGGCAGCGTTTGACTACACTCATAAAAAGCAAACAGGTGGTTCTGGTCAGTTCGCGAAAATCGTTGGTAAAATCACTCCTCTTGAGCCTCAAGAAGACGGTGCTGTTTTCAAATTCGAAAACAAAGTTGTCGGTGGTCGTATTCCTAAGGAATTCATCCCTGCGGTTGAAGAAGGTTTCAAAGAGCAAACGGTTAAAGGTCCACTTATCGGATTCCCGATTGTTGGCGTAAACGTAGTTCTTGAAGACGGTGCTTACCATGACGTCGACTCTTCATACATGGCGTTTAAAATTGCTGGTATGGCGGCTCTTCGTGAGATTTACTCTAACGCGAAACCAACTGTTCTTGAGCCTCTTATGAAGCTTGAAACTACAGTTCCAGATGAATATCAAGGTGCAGCGGTTGGCCAAATCAACCAACGCCGTGGTTCTATCACTGGTACAACAGCGTTTGAAGGTAACTGCGTTATCGAAGCTGAAGTTCCATTGACTGAAATGTTCGGTTACGCAACGGATCTACGTTCTGTAACTAAAGGTAAGGGCGAGTTCTCTATGGAGTTCTCTAAATATGCTCCAGTACCTCGTAACATTCAGGAAGAACTTGCGAAGAAATACCAAGCTAAGCGCGCAGCTGAGCAGAAGTAA
- a CDS encoding ATP-dependent DNA helicase RecQ (COG0514 Superfamily II DNA helicase): MLELQKILQQNFPFQTFRGEQEQILTRIWANENLLALMPTGMGKSLCFQFPAKVREGLVIVISPLIALMQDQVDKAQKLGISATCLNSGLSRDERLSRQRRIQEGEYKLLYVTPERFRKAEFLQAIEGRKVQLLAVDEAHCISQWGHDFRPDYSRVGEFRALLGNPPTVALTATATPEVQKDILAKLHIPEALIISGGIERPNLSLNVHDVYGLDEKVRAIAGLRHGTDGSAIVYCSLIQTLKKISYQLHRLGIGHYVYHGDLSPQDRKRNQRRFIEDENSLMLATPAFGLGIDKANVRLLIHAETPNALESYFQEVGRAGRDGVDSSCHLLYDEDDVSIQMEFLKWSHPEPAFITSVYHLINDNRLRVDQEGFDFLREQLNFRNRRDFRAEAAVNILERWGCLEKSEDPFPFRCVHEPTDEQFQLENGAEVLKAQNLKLLQMVQWATQDSECRMNMIYKYFGHQQEEPCGKCDVCKNS; the protein is encoded by the coding sequence ATGTTAGAACTTCAAAAAATCCTTCAGCAGAACTTTCCATTTCAAACTTTTCGTGGCGAACAAGAGCAGATTTTAACAAGAATTTGGGCCAATGAAAACCTCTTGGCTTTGATGCCAACGGGAATGGGAAAATCTCTCTGTTTTCAGTTTCCAGCGAAAGTCCGAGAAGGGCTCGTTATTGTGATTTCTCCTCTTATTGCCCTTATGCAGGATCAGGTCGACAAAGCTCAAAAACTTGGAATTTCAGCTACTTGCTTAAATTCTGGGCTTAGCCGAGATGAGCGCCTTTCTAGGCAGAGACGCATTCAGGAGGGGGAGTATAAGCTTCTTTATGTGACCCCAGAGCGTTTTCGTAAGGCAGAATTTTTACAGGCGATCGAAGGCCGCAAGGTGCAGCTTTTGGCGGTGGATGAGGCCCATTGTATTTCTCAGTGGGGTCACGACTTTCGCCCCGACTACTCACGCGTTGGAGAGTTCCGTGCCCTTTTAGGAAATCCTCCGACGGTGGCACTCACGGCGACAGCTACTCCCGAAGTGCAAAAAGATATTCTTGCAAAGCTGCACATCCCTGAAGCACTAATTATTTCCGGAGGGATCGAAAGGCCCAATCTTTCTTTAAACGTACATGATGTTTATGGGCTTGATGAAAAAGTTCGCGCCATTGCGGGGCTAAGGCACGGTACAGATGGCTCCGCCATTGTATATTGCTCTCTGATTCAGACGTTAAAAAAAATCTCCTATCAGCTTCATCGACTTGGTATCGGTCACTATGTTTATCATGGCGACTTAAGCCCTCAGGATCGTAAGCGCAATCAACGACGCTTTATCGAAGATGAAAATTCTTTGATGCTCGCAACTCCTGCATTTGGTTTGGGGATTGATAAGGCTAATGTGCGTTTGTTGATCCATGCGGAAACTCCCAATGCCTTAGAGTCTTACTTTCAAGAAGTGGGGCGAGCTGGTCGAGACGGTGTGGATTCAAGTTGTCATCTTCTCTATGACGAGGACGATGTTAGTATTCAAATGGAATTTTTAAAATGGTCCCATCCTGAACCTGCGTTTATTACGTCGGTCTATCACTTGATAAATGACAATCGTCTACGTGTTGACCAAGAGGGATTTGATTTTTTACGAGAACAACTGAACTTTCGTAATCGCCGCGACTTTCGCGCCGAAGCTGCTGTTAATATATTAGAGCGCTGGGGCTGTCTTGAAAAATCAGAGGACCCATTTCCATTTCGCTGCGTTCATGAACCGACGGATGAGCAGTTTCAATTGGAAAATGGTGCAGAGGTTTTAAAAGCTCAAAACCTCAAGCTCCTTCAGATGGTTCAGTGGGCAACGCAAGATTCAGAGTGTCGGATGAATATGATTTATAAATACTTTGGACATCAGCAAGAAGAACCATGTGGGAAGTGCGATGTCTGTAAGAACTCTTAA